Proteins found in one Mucilaginibacter gracilis genomic segment:
- the trxB gene encoding thioredoxin-disulfide reductase, with amino-acid sequence MSQEQEHVKCLIIGSGPAGYTAAIYAARADLKPVLYTGMLAGGQLTQTTDVENFPGYPKGIMGPEMMEDFRLQAERFGTDIRFGYVSSVDFSTLPHQVVVDETKTILADTVIISTGASAKWLGLDSEQKYNGFGVSACAVCDGFFFRGQDVAIVGAGDTAAEEATYLAKLCRKVYMLVRRDEFRASKAMVHRVMHTPNIEIIYNTETTEIVGDGQNVTGVRVLNNQTQQERILDVTGFFVAIGHHPNTDIFKGQIHMDETGYIITHPDSTQTNIEGVFACGDAQDHIFRQAVTAAGTGCMAALEAERYLAGKEHIVTAD; translated from the coding sequence ATGTCTCAGGAACAAGAACACGTTAAGTGCCTAATTATAGGTTCGGGCCCGGCTGGTTATACGGCTGCAATTTATGCTGCCCGTGCCGATTTAAAACCCGTTTTATACACCGGTATGTTAGCTGGCGGCCAGTTAACCCAAACTACCGATGTAGAAAACTTTCCGGGCTACCCCAAAGGAATTATGGGCCCCGAAATGATGGAAGATTTTAGGTTACAGGCCGAACGTTTTGGCACCGATATACGTTTTGGCTACGTAAGCTCGGTTGATTTTTCGACCCTGCCGCATCAAGTTGTTGTTGATGAAACTAAAACAATTTTGGCCGATACTGTAATTATTTCAACAGGTGCGTCGGCTAAATGGCTGGGGCTTGATTCCGAACAAAAATATAATGGTTTTGGCGTTTCGGCATGTGCCGTTTGCGATGGTTTCTTTTTCCGCGGGCAAGATGTTGCCATAGTAGGTGCCGGTGATACCGCCGCCGAAGAGGCTACCTATTTAGCCAAACTATGCCGCAAAGTTTACATGCTGGTTAGGCGAGATGAGTTTCGAGCATCAAAAGCAATGGTTCACCGTGTAATGCATACACCCAACATCGAGATTATTTACAATACCGAAACTACCGAAATTGTAGGCGACGGCCAAAACGTAACCGGTGTAAGGGTGTTAAACAACCAAACACAACAAGAAAGAATATTAGATGTTACAGGCTTTTTTGTTGCCATAGGCCATCACCCTAATACCGATATATTTAAAGGGCAGATACATATGGACGAGACGGGTTACATTATTACCCATCCCGATTCAACCCAAACCAATATTGAAGGTGTTTTTGCCTGTGGCGATGCGCAAGATCATATCTTCCGCCAGGCGGTAACCGCCGCCGGTACCGGCTGTATGGCCGCCTTAGAGGCCGAACGCTACCTGGCCGGTAAAGAACATATTGTTACAGCCGATTAA
- a CDS encoding family 20 glycosylhydrolase produces the protein MVKYFLVLLFASGVFMASAQDNNPNLNIIPAPVSLKKSTGTFSLSMETVIQTDTPSNKSIIFLASYLTANWGYHKIGAIDNSATNNVIKLVSAGAESLPPGGYHLSITPNGITIIGKGAGLFYGIQTLIQLMPVEKAAFAKLPCVEIDDYPRFAYRGMHLDVSRHFFSIAFVKKYIDLMASYKLNNFHWHLTDDQGWRIEIKKYPRLTEVGSKRARTLIGNYHDFYPQQYDNTPYGGYYTQDEIKDVVKYAADRYINVVPEIEMPGHSEAAVAAYPELSCDPKGSYKVAESWGGFPDIYCPNDYTFKFMEDVLTEVMALFPSKLIHIGGDEVAKEAWRKSAFCQKLIKKLKLKNEEGLQSYFIQRIEKFVNSKGRSIIGWDEILQGGLAPNATVMSWTGESGGIAAAQQHHNVIMTPGNAGVYFDHAQGFSYLEPLSIGGYAPLQKVYNYNPVPGALAPDEQKYIMGVQANLWTEYIATEDKVEYMVLPRMLALAEIAWTPVANKNYAEFAGIRVPAHLGKLDAEGYNYRVATAVGAVDTITTGNSFKFDLKSPVTGAKVYYTIDGYTPRETDLEYKEPLTILVPDSASRLLQTIVVSPSGKRSAVTRTVMNNFPPSPAVNYTGTIAGLKYKVLPGRFTGTDQLDAAKYVDTGITKNFGTAAFRKNNRTFGVIYNGYIRIDQDGKYGFSTASADGSTLLIDDNIVVDNDGKHSLFEHGGDVLLQKGYHKIVVKYFYVGAANTLRVYITMPGRPKTELPPDIIFN, from the coding sequence ATGGTTAAATATTTTTTAGTACTGCTTTTTGCATCTGGGGTATTTATGGCAAGCGCCCAGGATAATAACCCCAATTTAAACATCATTCCGGCACCTGTATCGTTAAAAAAATCTACCGGTACATTTTCATTAAGTATGGAAACGGTAATACAAACCGATACGCCATCAAACAAAAGCATCATTTTTTTAGCATCTTATTTAACAGCCAACTGGGGTTACCACAAAATTGGTGCTATTGATAACTCGGCTACTAATAATGTAATCAAGTTGGTGTCTGCCGGAGCCGAAAGTTTACCTCCCGGCGGCTATCATCTTAGTATCACACCCAATGGCATTACCATAATTGGCAAAGGGGCCGGTTTATTTTATGGCATACAAACCCTTATACAATTAATGCCGGTTGAAAAGGCCGCTTTTGCCAAACTGCCTTGTGTAGAGATTGACGATTATCCGCGCTTTGCATACCGTGGTATGCACCTTGATGTATCGAGGCATTTTTTTTCAATAGCCTTTGTTAAGAAATATATCGATCTGATGGCGTCGTATAAGTTAAACAACTTTCACTGGCACTTAACCGACGACCAGGGCTGGCGTATTGAAATAAAAAAATATCCGCGCTTAACCGAAGTTGGCAGCAAACGCGCCCGTACCTTAATAGGCAACTACCACGATTTTTATCCCCAACAATATGACAATACGCCATATGGCGGATATTATACCCAGGACGAGATTAAAGACGTTGTTAAATACGCCGCCGACAGGTATATTAACGTTGTGCCCGAAATTGAAATGCCCGGTCATTCGGAAGCAGCCGTTGCGGCCTATCCCGAATTGAGTTGCGACCCGAAAGGCAGTTACAAAGTTGCCGAAAGCTGGGGCGGTTTCCCCGATATTTATTGCCCAAACGATTATACATTCAAATTTATGGAGGATGTATTAACCGAAGTGATGGCCTTGTTCCCGAGTAAATTAATTCATATTGGTGGCGATGAGGTTGCTAAAGAGGCGTGGCGTAAATCGGCATTTTGCCAAAAGCTCATCAAAAAGCTAAAATTGAAGAATGAAGAAGGCCTGCAAAGCTATTTTATACAACGGATAGAGAAATTTGTGAACAGCAAAGGCCGCAGCATTATTGGCTGGGACGAGATACTGCAAGGCGGCCTGGCACCAAATGCAACGGTAATGAGTTGGACGGGCGAATCGGGAGGGATTGCCGCTGCGCAGCAGCACCATAACGTAATTATGACGCCCGGAAACGCCGGCGTTTATTTTGACCACGCACAAGGTTTTAGCTACCTGGAGCCTTTAAGCATTGGCGGCTACGCACCATTACAAAAGGTTTACAACTATAACCCCGTGCCGGGCGCGTTAGCTCCCGACGAGCAAAAATATATTATGGGCGTGCAAGCCAACCTTTGGACGGAATATATTGCTACCGAGGATAAAGTGGAATACATGGTATTACCGCGCATGCTGGCTCTTGCCGAAATAGCATGGACACCAGTGGCCAATAAAAACTATGCGGAATTTGCCGGGATAAGGGTACCCGCGCATTTAGGCAAATTGGATGCCGAAGGCTATAATTACCGCGTGGCTACTGCCGTGGGTGCTGTTGATACCATTACAACAGGCAACAGCTTTAAATTTGACTTAAAAAGCCCGGTTACAGGTGCCAAGGTGTACTATACTATTGATGGGTACACGCCCCGCGAAACCGACCTTGAATATAAAGAGCCGTTAACTATTTTAGTTCCGGATAGTGCGAGCCGCTTGTTGCAAACCATAGTAGTGAGCCCATCCGGGAAACGGAGTGCAGTTACACGTACCGTTATGAATAATTTTCCGCCTTCACCTGCCGTAAATTACACAGGTACTATAGCGGGCTTAAAATACAAGGTTTTGCCCGGGCGTTTTACCGGTACCGACCAATTGGATGCCGCCAAATATGTTGATACCGGTATTACCAAAAATTTTGGTACCGCTGCCTTCCGCAAAAATAACAGAACGTTTGGTGTAATATATAATGGCTATATTCGTATAGATCAGGATGGTAAATATGGCTTCTCAACTGCATCGGCAGATGGTTCAACCTTGTTAATTGACGATAACATTGTTGTTGATAACGATGGTAAACACAGCTTGTTTGAACACGGCGGAGATGTACTGTTGCAAAAAGGCTATCATAAAATAGTAGTAAAGTATTTTTATGTAGGTGCGGCAAATACCTTGCGGGTTTATATAACCATGCCCGGAAGGCCTAAAACCGAGTTACCACCCGATATTATTTTTAACTAA